The Sorex araneus isolate mSorAra2 chromosome X, mSorAra2.pri, whole genome shotgun sequence DNA segment gattgactccaataatatttactcctgggcatctgctttcaagttcctaacaccccaaaagcaggatcccgacgagggacaggacggatccagggcaagcggtgagttatgtgctaccctggcatcgaaatgggccaggccaaagtgccacaatactcaactataagttgagggcatgatcatggacaatgctgtcatgatccaaaagtaacgatgagattaggatcctgctggggttaggaagattaacctggcctgaggactgtggtctggagatgccctcaggaaaaaccaaactttatatctcttactgtgctcatacagaatgacattgctagaaatattagaagtagatttactataactatttaagtagattactagctcacaccctgatacacccttgtttggacccacacccttgagtggatctccttagatgagatttccttagatgagattttgttaatctcctcgagaaatggtcttacccttctttgttgatttgttgatgttaaactcacctttgtgtcaccaccctatgtaatttgctatataaactaagactgtggggcactgaggggagatagaagagacggggataggagaaagaagacaagggagacagaggaagaaggaggcagaagaagaagacaggaagaagacacagaagcagagacagagagacaggcgcagagagacagaagcagagagacagacgcagagagacaggcacagagagacagacgcagagagcacagtggcacatacataagcagagcacaaggtgaaagaagtgagagcgagcggggcagaaagggaattagaggaagatccagagagagatcgagaaccaggagagaagcagagagagagaacgaaataaactgatccgagcaaccagtttggccttcttccttccttcacctgcctcatgaTCGCCAtcacctcccccggggtggggaagtggcgcGAGACTAaccgaacgcgggcagcgggagagatagagccccgccgggccctcttctctttttgtgtttttacacacgcGTGTGACCAGGGGAACTTAGAGTGAGCTTTATGATTAAGCCTCCGTCTCCACAGAGGTTCCCTGTCCACAGGGTTTCACTCATCTCCTGGCGACCTTTCTCAGAGCACGTTTTTGTAGCCACAGGCACACCGGTTTGTAATGTAGCTTCACTGATAATGATAGTAAGTCTGGTGATATCAAACTGAGAGTACACTGCCAATACATTTatttagaaacatattttaagGTTTTAACAATTCTGCATATTCAGTTCCCTGATGATAGGAGTCAGGGGTGAGGCTCTTGGTGACATCTGCAAAGGTGACCCAGGTGTTGCTTACTCTGGAGGGTGACCAAGGCCCAGCATCTTTTTCAGCGCATCCTTAAATTCCTTGTTCCGCAGACAATAGATCAATGGATTAATTATTGGGGTGAGGACAGTATAAATGGCAGAGATGAGCTTGTTGGAGCTGCGGGAGTCAATGGCCTTGGGCCTTACGTACATGAAGATCATAGCCATATAGAAGATGGTGACCACCGtgaggtgggaggcacaggtggagaaggctttccAGCGGCCCGAGGCTGATGGGATGCGCAGGACGGCCAGGGTGATGTGTACATAGGACAGAATGGTGGAAATAAGGGGAAACACCAGGATGATGAAGGCCAGGATGAAGTCCACCAGCTCTGCGGTGGAGAAGTCTGTGCAGGCCAGTTTGAGGATGGGGGAAATGTCACAGAAAAAGTGGTTCAGGATATAGGAGCCACAGAACGTGGCACTGGAGACAAAGTACACCTTGATCATAGAGATGGAGAAGCCACTTGCGAAAGAGAAGAGCACCAGCTGTATGCAGAGCCCCGTGGTCATGATGACTTGGTAGCGCagtgggtggcagatggccacgtagcggtcataaGCCATGGAGGCCAGGAGCACGCACTCACTGCACACTAGGGAGCTGAAGAAGTAGAGCTGAGTCATGCAGCCCACGAAGGAGATGCGCTTGTGCTGCAGGAGTAAGCCGTCCAGCATCTTGGGGATGATGTCAGACACGTACCAGATCTCCAGGAAAGACATGGAGCCCAGGAAGTAGTACATGGGCCTGTGGAGTGCAGGGCTGCTCCAGACGGTGAGGATGATGGCCAGATTCTCCAGCAGGATGAAGAGATAggtgagcaggaagaggaggaagagcacGTACTGCAGCCAGGGGACCGTAGGGAAGCCCAGCAGGATGAATGTGCTGACCCTGGTCACATTCTCTCCCTTCATGCTGCTGGTGGTTGGGCCTAGAAGACACCATCGAGAGAACATCCCGGTGTGAGGACCCAGTCACATGACTCGATGATGAGAAATGAGAAGGGCTGGATGAGTCTCAAGGAGAAGTGGGAGAGCCACAGTCACATGCCTGAGGGCAGCTCTCCCTTCCGGGACAGGGTCACTGGGCCTGTGGGGTAACTATGCATGTGGGCAGCTCTCAGTgttggagaaggggtcactgagccTGTGGTCAACTCTCACTGTTCGGGACAGGGTCTCTGTGCTTGAGAGCACCTCTCATTGCCTGGGACGGGGTGACAATACATGTGGGCAGCTCTCACTGCCCAAGTGGTACCTACATGTCCTTCCGAGTGCACAAACAACACACTCCAAGTCTTGTTACTGTCAGACACAAAACACATGTCCACAGTGTCAAGACAGTAGAAATCATGTCCAGAttcttctcacaccacagaacTCTCAAGGTAGAAGAAATACATTACATGGAAAGGAAGCCAGTAAGCACACAAAGTCAGCAAACTAAGCAATATACTGACGAGAAACTGGTGCGTCAGAGAGGGAATAGACACCAACACATTCCCGGAAACAAACGATGAGGGAAGCATTAGTTACTGGAACCTCTGGATCAGCTTAACGGTGCCATGAGGGAAGTCACGGCCACTGGGAGGCTCCCCAGGAGACAAGAAAAGGTCCCGATAATCCAACCTCACATCAGTGCCagtgaggaaaaagaaattaggTAAGAACAagtgaaggaaagagggaaataataaaaatgagagtgAAAATCAACGACATCGAAATataaaaggtcaatgaaaccaagaggtgtttttttttttaagaatagcaAGATTGAAAGATCCTTAGCAGATTCATGAAGATAAAAAGGGAAAACTCCAGTCAACTGTGTCTGAGAGGAAAGGGGGATgtgaaaacacacacagaaatacagaggGTCAGAGGAGTCGGGTGGAGAGAGAGTGCCGGGCAGGGTGTCTGCCTGGCGCGCAGCTGACCCTGACCACATGGGAACACCCCCAAAGAGATTCAGGagtatccccaagcactgctgctaTCCCCccattgaaaaccacaatgtccaaagaTCAGATGATATTACTAGGGCCAACTTCGTGCCACGAATTGAGGGTCTGAAGGAAAGATACAGCTCAGAGTCCCACACCCTCTGATATGACCAGGAGCAAGTCGGAAGTGGGAACAGACCTGTGACCAGCATGAAAGTGGAAACAGTCATTTCAGAGACTGCCTCCAACACAACCCTGGCGAGGATCTCAGGTGTAGACGTTGTAGGGTCGGTGAGCTGTTCCAAACCTTCACAGGGAGCTCAGCTCTTCCTGAGGCTGAGAGACAAGATTCCCGCACTCTTAGCCGCCAGAGCATGTGACCCCAGAGCCGCTCAGAGGCCAAACCCCATGGACAGGGGCCAGAGGTCCTGGACAGAGCTCGGCAAACCACGCTCAACAGTCCAGAGATGAAGAGGGGTTTTCTAggggttagttttgttttttggccacacttggtggtgctcagggtcactcctggctcatcactcagggtaactcctggtaggctcagagggccataggggtgtcagggatcaaacctgggttagccagggcaaggcaagtgccctccctgctgtagtatGGCTCcggcacctcaataaaaatatccTAGGGACGCAAGAATGGACAGGACTGAGGACACAGAGCTGCTGCCCGGAAACATGGACATGAGCAGCCGCCCATGACTGTGGGCACAAGCTGCCATCCAGGACTGTGCACATGTAGCCACTGCCCAGATGTGGAACCGCCTGGACATGGAGTGACATTGTGCAGACGAGCTGGCAGCAGACGTGACCTCAGGTACAGAGGTATTTGGTGGCCCTAAGCTGACACAATGTCCTGTACAtcctgggcagggagcagagtcCTTGCCTGGACCATCACCGTTGGAAGCCCAGCAGAGGAGGGCGCAGACACAGAGCCCACATCCCAGCCAAACGGTCAGCAGAGGTCGGAGCGGAGACGGCACTGAGCCCTGGCCTGTCTGTGTgcctggtggggtgtgggtgggattGAGGCCAGTGCAGGGGACCCGCCTGGTGGggtgtgggcaggagggaggctcTCGCTCTGCAGCTCGGGCCCTGGTCAGGGAGCCTGTGATGGGCTCAGTGGTCAGTACTTCTGCTCAGCTGGACCGGCGCTCTTCCTCCTGCATCCAGCAGAGGGCGAGGCGGGTCCCCTGTGCTGTCCTCAGTCCCGCCCACACCCCACCAGGCCAGTGGACAGGCCAGGGCTCAGCCCCGTGTCTGCTCCGAGCGCTGCTACCGTTTGGTGGGATTCGGGTCTGTGTCTGCGTCCTCCTTTCACACAAAGTCACGCACGCCccatctccctcctgcccccagccagggtccacccaccccccacacatgGGCCTGTCTGTCCACTCAGTGCTGCCCCCCCAGCTGAGCCCCATGTGCCCCACCTTGGCAGCCCTGGCTCGGCCGCCGTGGGGTTCAggttctggtcccctgagcattgcgccCCTGAGCAGAGTGCCCTCCCCCCCGGCGGCTCCATCTGCACCCAGAGCTTCCTCACCGTTCCGTACCCGGTCACTCCGGCACTGGCCCAGGTGCCCCCGCACACGCAGGCTCGGGGTTGCACTGTGAGAGTTTGTGGGAGGGGCTGGGTATGAGGACCccccagggtggccctggtgcACAAGCTCGGGTCAGCCGGgtccaagcctgctcgggtcaCTTTCTGCACATCCCTAGGGCAGGAGTGGGCGACCCTGGGTGGGGCCGGGCAATGAGCCCAGCAGCCCGAGAAGAGACCCCAGATACCCACTTGCCTTTCCCGGCTGGAGCTGGcggctgccgggggtgggggtggtcagtGAGGACCACCGTCCTTCTGAGGGCAACACGCTGCTGTCCTGACACGGGTGGTCTGGGGTGCAGGACCCCAAGTcctcctgctctgctctgggaCCAGGTGGGGCCTCGGGGTCGGACTGGGCGGGAGACGTGGCTGCTCTCACAGCTGGGGCAGCTCAGGGCACTGACCGGTGGGCACATCCCCGTTAGAGGCTCCGACCTGGCCTCGCCCACGTGGATGGAGGGTCTAAGGGAACAACCAGCCCACTGCAACCCCGGGGAGCCTCCAATGGGGAGGACGCTGTGTCCCAGtctgggggcaggtgggtgggaaGATGGAGTTGGACAAGGTGCCCTGGGCGTCGGGAATtgtccccggcccggcccctgccctgcGGCCTGGCAGGGACAGACGGGACAGAGGCCCCTCTGGAAAGTGCCCCTCACGGCCATTGCTGGGCAGCAGTGTGGACACAGGCAGGGAGCCTGACCCACAGCCCCCCACAGGTCAGCAAGCGGGCGAGGGGCTGATGTGTCAGGCAGCAGATGCTGCGAGCGTGGGTGTGGTCGGGTGTGGGGAGGGTCGGGGGCGCGGTGCGGGGATGGGCGGGTGTCCAACCTTGTGGCCGGTGGCCGTGCTGCGCTCTCCCAGTCCTGCCTGTGACCTTGGCCAGTCCTCAGGCCATCAGAGCAGCCTCTTCCTGCACCACCCGTGCCATCCCCGGGAGCACCTGCTCGGTGGCTGCCCTCTGTGAGGGGCCGGAGCTCTGTCCTGCTGCCCCAGTGTCAGTGTCCCAGCGGCTGCCCGGCCCTGCTCAGAGCCGCAGCTGGTTTAAAGCCGGTGCCAGGGACGCAAAGCACTTGGCGACCTGCCCGCCGAGCACGGAGGGACTCAGGGGCCCAATTACCTCACTCAGAGAAGGCTGTGCCTCAGCCACTGCCGCCTGTCCACTGAGAGGGCCCTCAGCCAAGGCCGCCTGTCCACTGAGACAGGCCCTCAGCCCAGGCCGCCTGTCCACTGAGAGGGCCCTCAGCCAAGGCCACCTGTCCACTGAGACGGGCCCTCAGCCACGGCCGCCTGTCCACTGAGATGGGCCCTCAGCCATGGCTGCCTGTCCACTGAGACGGGTCCTCCCAGCATATGGCCAGTGCCCTCTCATCTCAGTGCCTGCCCATCCAGAGGTGGTCTGAGTCCTGGGTTGCCCAGAGTGGGTCTGGGCCGGACCAACCTGTGACCCTGCTGCCTTCTTAAGGACAGGAGTGGAGCGAGTGACCCTCGACCTGCTTCTCCATTCTGGGTGCTTCCGGTGTCTGAGTGAGTGACCCGGGGCAGGGACGGCCTCGGGGCTCTGCCAGGCGCAGCCGGAAGGCCACAGTGAGAAGCACCAGCCATGCAGGGAGGCCAGTGCTCAACACAGCCCTGCTGCCCACCGGCTCCCTTGGCTCCAGATGTCACTGCAGAAGCTGTTGATGGTCTCtaggggtcagctgtgtgcccggggctggagggagTGGCCAGGAATCGTGTCTGGACTGTGATGCCTCCCCCCTCATCTCCTCGGGCTGCTCCGCTCCCCATGTCTCACCTGTTTCAGTTATTtcatctttttggtttggggccacacctgactctgcactcaggggtcacacctgggggccGGGACTGTGCCTGGGTGCGTCACACACCTGGCCAGCGCCCTGGCCCCTGAGCGGTCTCTGGCCTCTCTGAGCTGCCACCCCCTTGGGACTTTAGGCCTGACGCCGTGACGGCCAGCGTGCAGCTGCGAGCCTGGCCTTTGCCGGGGTCACACACACAGGGCTGCACGGGGTCCCTGGGGGTCCCACCACGCAGGCCCGGGACCCCTTCCTGCGTCTTGGACGAGGTGACTGGTGGGAGACTTGGCCTCGTGCAGGGACTGtcctgcccagggccagggcgGCCATGAGAGCCAGCCTGCAAGTCGAccgtcccccaggccccagcccaggTGGGTCTCTCCCTGGGGCCTGGTGCTCAGAGTGACCCCCGGGGCTTCCGTGCCCAAGCCCCTGGTGGACGTGAAGAGACGCAGCCCTGGGCCCAGGTAAGGGGCTCTTCCCTGCTGGCGGCCGCGGGAAAGGTCAGTCCCGCCACGGGGAGCACAGCCAGGCAGCAGCTGTCCCCAGCAGGCAGATCCCACCGGCCGCCCGCCAGCCCCACGGCCACTGGTGGCTCTAGCCTGCAGATGGTGGGTCTGCCGGACACAGGACAGGTGGACACAGGCGGGTCTGCCGGACACGAGCAAGCGGGTCTGCTGGGCGTGGTGCCTCCGAGGCCCCAGCAGGAAGGATCAGAGGGTCAGCAGTGCCCACTGGCCCTGCAGGCCTTGTTCCTAGGCTGACCCCCCTGAAGGACCCTCCCCAGGGCACAGCTCAGATGCACAGTGGATTTGGCAGCACTCTACGGTCCAGTTTTGCATTGTCCAGTGCCGGCCGCAGCCTGGGAGGAGGGGCTGCGAGGGGGCGTGCTGGCTGTCCCCCAGCAGCCGACCAGGGCCTGCAGCTGCCCGTCTGTCCCGCACAGGAGCCCGCCCTGGCCCTGGCACACCTGGGGTCTGGGGGCTCCGCTCTCCGGGGGCCAAGCAGGTGCTTTAAGCTTCTCTTGGCTTTCGGGGTGTCACAGACCAAGGGACACTCAGGCGGGGCTGACAGCTGGACAGTCCCAGCACCCCCGTTTCTGCCACAGGGTGGTGCTCGTGGGCTGCTGTGGCCCTGAggcgggtgtgtgtgaggggagggacCTGCCAGATCAGGGGCTTCCTGGGTGTGGACCAGCCAGCCCTGCAGGCAGTGCCTCACCAagcaccctccagcccccccacacccacactgaCCCCCACActtccccacccacacacccacagagCCCCACACTGCcaccccccacactcacccccacttcccccacaccctcctcagccccccatccacacacccacacccacacccccactcacacacacagccccacactgccaccccacacacacccacacttcccccacaccctcctcagccccccacatccacccacccacacacacccccactctcacacacacacagtcccaccaccacacatacacatacacccacacacagacacagccctacccccacacacatacccaccccacccacccctacaCACAGTCTCCCCCACgcatccccacagccccccactgcTCCATCCTGCCCATTCTGCAGACCACCCTGGGCCCACTGGGTCTCCGTGATGTGCAAGGTCTCACACATTGGCCGcctggggtttggggggggggggtgtctgcagCCCTGGCCCACGCTGAGCATCTTTGCGGGTGTGAGGGCCGTCGGGCGTGGGACACGCGGGTCTGACCTTCTGTCTCCTCCGCTCTCGGGGGCTCTGCCTCTAGCCCACGGGGCCCACGGAAGCCTGAGCCCTCCCACACCTGCCCCACGGCCATGTTCAAGACCTGGCTGACCCTGAGAGGCTGGACTTAAAGAAGCTGGCGTCCAGGCACGCTGGGGACAAGAGCAAGGGAACGCGGGGCCAGAGGGCAGCGTCCCCCAGGCCGGGCCTCGGTCCCAACCTAAACACGAGGACAGCCCGTGCTCAGCTGGCCCAAAGCCAGCTGCTCTCGCGGTGGCCGCGGGGCTCCAGGTCTCCCTTCCTGGACCCTCCCCCGTGCTCTTCAGAACCTGCTTCCAGGCACTGAGGACCAGCCCGCCCTGAGCAGGACCCACGGTTTCCACGGGCCAGCTCGGGGCTGGCTCGCTGTGCTGCCCGGTGCCAGCACACCCTCTTTCTCCGCTGTCCCTGGCTCTCTGGCACCACCCTGGCCTCTGGCACCACCCTGGCACATGCCTTTCCTGGTCCTTCCGTGCCCCTTCCGAGGAGCACATAGCAGACCCTCGCCCGGAAACGTGCTCCTGCCTCTCGGGTCACTTCCCTCAGTGGCTGACAGTGGTCAGTGTACTGCACCCTCGGACCTGGGCTGTCTGCAGCTCAGTGCTGCGCCCGTACATGGCCAGGACACGGGTTTCCTTCTGATTTTTGTGGCTCTGTATTATTGGTCTGGctcctttctaaaaatttttaattttttaaattgagccacagtgagatacacagttacaaattgtTCAGGATGGGGTCTCAGTCATACGCccgtcctccaccagtgcacacggcccagcaccaatgtcccagtttccctcccgcctctACGGCAGGCGCTTGCCTCCCCACTCCCTTGCCCTCTCTCCTCGGGGCCTTATGGTCTGCAACAGCGGTGCTGAAAGGGGGTCAGGTATGTCCCTCTgcctactctcagcactcagctctagtccagggtgatcatttccaacaattatCGTCATatctgtcccttctctctcccaactgccctttgcccccacaCACTCGCGACAAgcttccagccattgaccagtcctggCCCTGCTTCCCTGGCCCTGGATGTTAGTCTCAGAATATACAtacgtatgtatatgtatgtatatatgtatatttacacacaccttaatatcccacaaacgaatgcaatcattctgtatctatccctcttctatcttttcactcagcatgattctcttcATGTCCGTccatttataaccaaatttcatgacttcatttttcctaagagctgcatagtattccactgtgtagatataccataatttctttatccattcatctgttcttgggcactcgggttgtttccagattctggctactgtggacagtgctgcagtgaacataggagtgcagatggtgtttctgctgtgttttagACCCCCAcggtatattcccaagagtggtattgctgggtcatatggaagctcaatttctagttttttgaggaatgtccatattgtttttcaaaaaggcctgACCAGTCAGCATTGCCACCTATTTGTCAATTTCTTGCAAGAATTTTGTGGGCGCTTTATTTAGTCAGCCTGACTCCTTCAAATAGAATATTTAATCCACTTGAGTTTAATGTAAACGACACAATTCTATTGCCATCTagtgcttatttgtttttattggactAACTCTagattatttttatctgttttccattaaattaattatattttaaaaggtttccattttctcttattAAATTAGTACACATTCTTTTGTGCTATGCTCTGGATAACCTATGAAAGCCAACTGCTTTCTTATAgacctgttgatctttgatttgcttgagcgaacgccagtaacatctccattcatctctgtcacatgctaatgtagcccaatggtatctgctcgctccagaacacaaagagcctcaaaccgttcattcagggtcttgacgaagaagtctactatctcgtaggtgggcagccacacggtcttttgatgtcctgtggaatccagtcggtaacagctctagtgcagcaGTCATCTcttaaatcgcattacgtgttcagcccatctgatttttgatgccttggcaaatgagacagcatccctgattcttgatcttcaatggaggtcagaactccagattccttctctcacttgagtgaagcatgatactcctagcatagctctttcgattcctctttggggagccctaatagcattctcaccctgtttgcgtagggcccaggtctctgaggcatatgttagtgcaggaagaatcgtggagtcgaaaagatgtgcccggagccagaggttcttcgtcctaataccaacttcttcaatgctcttgaaggtgttccatggggctctcttcctcctgtgcagttctggcgtcaagtcattcctcatgttgagttctcgacccaggtacatatagctgctgcattcggagatgctcgttccattgagagcaaatggagcttcagggactagtttgtttttcatgagcatcgtcttgttgaagttcagctgcaatccgacctttccacactcgaggtcgaagtcggccaacatttgtgcctcttggctaatgtttggcattatgagaacgatgtcatcagcgaagtggaggtggtgtaattgccgaccgtctatcttcactcccactccttcccattccagttgtcgcatgatgttctcgagggtggcactgaagagtttcggtgaaaaggCATCACCCTGCcggacccctctctttacatcaatgatgacttccttgtagaatagtgagatcctggtggtgaatctgtaatacagctcgcggaggatcttgatgtactgagtttgaacaccgtgtttggctagggcttcaatgaccacttcagtctcaacagagagCGGCaccttgaactctcgcaaaacttcaatgagcttggtcactgtgtggatatggttgattgtccTCAATCCTTTTCGggacccggcttgcttgcatggttgtccttcatctagtgctctgcctattctattcaggatgactcgagtgaacaacttgtagacgacagacaacaggcagattgggctatcgTTGTCAATGTCGTGgaagtctcccttcttgtacaactgaattgtcctgctggttttccattgggatggaaccttgcattcagacaggtagcttgtgaagagccaagccaatgtattgatgagtactggcaaattcttca contains these protein-coding regions:
- the LOC101556580 gene encoding olfactory receptor 6B2-like, translating into MKGENVTRVSTFILLGFPTVPWLQYVLFLLFLLTYLFILLENLAIILTVWSSPALHRPMYYFLGSMSFLEIWYVSDIIPKMLDGLLLQHKRISFVGCMTQLYFFSSLVCSECVLLASMAYDRYVAICHPLRYQVIMTTGLCIQLVLFSFASGFSISMIKVYFVSSATFCGSYILNHFFCDISPILKLACTDFSTAELVDFILAFIILVFPLISTILSYVHITLAVLRIPSASGRWKAFSTCASHLTVVTIFYMAMIFMYVRPKAIDSRSSNKLISAIYTVLTPIINPLIYCLRNKEFKDALKKMLGLGHPPE